In Nostoc sp. UHCC 0926, a single genomic region encodes these proteins:
- a CDS encoding TrmH family RNA methyltransferase codes for MLTSLQNSLVKQIRKLHSTKERHKQQLFLLEGTHLLEEACAVNYPLETVCCTSDWQAAHSSLWSEACSKSDRTEIVSEEVLNAIATTVQPDGVVATAKRSVGQTQLPLTGLVLALETVQDPGNLGTMIRTAAAAGASGLWISGDSVDLDSPKVLRASAGQWFRLATAVTEDLKATVQQSQQAGMQVVATLPSATLTYWEVDWRKPSLILLGNEGAGLSADLAAIADKQVRIPLSPGVESLNVAIAAALMLYEARRQMICQ; via the coding sequence GTGTTGACCAGTTTACAAAATTCCCTAGTCAAGCAAATTCGCAAACTCCACTCCACCAAGGAGCGGCACAAGCAGCAGTTATTTTTACTAGAAGGGACGCACCTGTTAGAGGAAGCTTGTGCGGTTAATTACCCGCTAGAAACAGTGTGTTGTACTTCAGATTGGCAAGCAGCCCACTCCTCACTGTGGTCAGAAGCTTGTAGTAAAAGCGATCGCACCGAAATTGTGAGTGAGGAAGTATTAAATGCGATCGCTACTACAGTCCAACCAGATGGTGTGGTGGCAACGGCAAAACGAAGCGTTGGCCAAACTCAACTACCATTGACTGGTTTAGTCCTAGCTTTAGAAACGGTGCAAGATCCGGGAAATCTGGGTACGATGATCCGCACTGCTGCTGCCGCTGGAGCATCTGGGTTGTGGATAAGTGGAGATAGTGTAGATTTAGATAGCCCCAAAGTTCTCCGTGCTTCAGCAGGGCAATGGTTTCGCCTAGCAACGGCGGTAACCGAAGATTTAAAAGCTACAGTTCAACAAAGTCAGCAGGCAGGAATGCAGGTAGTGGCAACCTTACCCAGTGCGACTTTAACTTATTGGGAGGTGGACTGGCGAAAACCCAGTCTAATTTTACTGGGAAATGAAGGTGCTGGATTGTCAGCAGATTTGGCAGCGATCGCAGACAAGCAAGTAAGAATTCCTCTGAGTCCTGGGGTGGAATCTTTGAATGTGGCGATCGCTGCCG